A single Lolium perenne isolate Kyuss_39 chromosome 6, Kyuss_2.0, whole genome shotgun sequence DNA region contains:
- the LOC127334426 gene encoding homeobox-leucine zipper protein HOX7 has translation MTYLAREEERNQGSNRRHCSAGTSILCIVAGLGDSLAPVKHTITHAQAPICTGKGEGHDLALGLGVTPTKGSGQDSQRKSLPREDTEVLEDDEACPQVELPIQASISCALNLVSAQTGSMNSEMCRPGFDVNVVQVDGGASLVRSLSPSFMQVEVPWIHAVDQEASEDEENGGGRVRKKLRLSKKQSAFLEDSFKEHSTLTMEQKSNIANRLSLRPRQVEVWFQNRRARTKLKQTEMDCEYLKRSCQTLTQENRRLQREVAELRAFRPTYPLYNHHLYGARACPSCDNKATTYNNPLFVIPSNATVPSPRPSASPPSAMSTLFARPHFGPFTTGHPVLRRQPSATS, from the exons ATGACCTACTTGGCCCGGGAGGAGGAGAGGAACCAAGGGAGCAACCGCCGCCACTGCTCTGCCGGCACCTCCATCCTCTGCATTGTGGCCGG TCTTGGAGATTCTCTAGCACCAGTGAAGCACACCATCACGCATGCACAGGCACCTATATGCACAGGCAAGGGAGAAGGCCATGATCTTGCGCTTGGACTTGGAGTAACGCCTACCAAAGGATCTGGACAAGATAGCCAAAGGAAAAGCCTACCACGAGAAGATACTGAGGTGCTAGAAGATGATGAAGCATGCCCTCAGGTTGAGCTGCCTATCCAGGCAAGCATCAGCTGCGCGCTGAACCTAGTCTCTGCACAAACAG GGAGTATGAATTCGGAGATGTGCAGACCAGGGTTTGATGTGAACGTTGTTCAGGTGGACGGTGGAGCATCGCTAGTGAGGTCTTTGTCGCCATCATTCATGCAGGTCGAGGTTCCTTGGATACATGCAGTCGATCAAGAAGCTTCAGAGGATGAGGAGAACGGAGGTGGCAGGGTGAGGAAGAAGCTAAGGCTGTCCAAGAAACAGTCTGCGTTTCTAGAAGATAGCTTCAAAGAGCACAGCACCCTAACCATG GAACAGAAGAGCAATATAGCCAACCGGCTCAGCCTTCGACCACGCCAAGTTGAGGTCTGGTTCCAAAACAGAAGAGCTAG GACGAAGCTGAAGCAAACCGAAATGGACTGCGAGTACCTGAAGCGTTCCTGCCAGACGCTGACGCAGGAGAACCGAAGGCTCCAAAGGGAGGTGGCAGAGCTGCGGGCTTTCCGTCCCACATACCCTCTCTACAACCACCACCTCTATGGGGCCAGGGCGTGCCCATCATGTGATAATAAGGCTACAACCTACAACAATCCTCTCTTTGTCATTCCCAGTAATGCCACCGTGCCATCTCCGAGACCGAGTGCCTCGCCGCCATCGGCGATGTCTACCTTATTCGCCAGGCCTCACTTTGGCCCCTTCACCACCGGCCACCCGGTGCTCCGCCGCCAGCCATCAGCGACCTCGTGA